Genomic segment of Scomber scombrus chromosome 18, fScoSco1.1, whole genome shotgun sequence:
TCTCTCGTTCAGTCAGTGTGGAGGAATGTTGATAAACACTATTTGGTTTAAAACCTGCATTTGCAGCCTTCATGAGATGACTTTAAAAATGCGTCTACTGTTCTTTCAGATGGAGGAGGATTCAGATGAGAAGGCCAAAGCAATCACCACTTTGCCTCGACCACGGCGTTCAATGGGTCTGGGCTACTTACTCGAAGATGCTCAGTGGTTGGATGATAACTAATGACCTGAATAAACAAATACTCTGCaactttttctttctatttaaaATTCTAAATAGATGTATACATTGTAGTGGAAGAAACCCAGGAGCATAGGAAAAAGTTGCATTATTTCGAAAATGCTGTGGTGGAGGAGGCAGCCTTTCCCACCACCTATGAAAGGAAATGGACATTTTTGGAATAAATGGTTTTGAACTTTTAGCCCTCTCTCTGCACTCTGACTCATTTTTTGACATCTCtcaatttcattcattcattcttctgGCAATGACTTATTAACTTctttattaattcattcattttatttgtataatgtgtatatgCCCATTTGTTCCCATCCCTGTCCTTTAGTAGTTCAATAAATATTATTCCTTTACAGCAGAGATTGTTTAATTTCCCCTTCCCCGTTTCCTACAAGTGTAATTTTAATTCCTTAAAGTGGTAAGATGCCTACAACATTAAATAACGAAAATCTGAAATGATTTGGAACATTGTCAGCTTCTGTTTAATTTTAGGCTTCAGTGAGGGAAAAGCTATGTGGCAAATGTGAAAAGAAacctcaaaaaatgaaaaagtttgaaaacTTATATAAATTAAGTATCCTAACTGTAGTTTTAATGTGAGATGTGTAATATCTTATTGTACTGATATTCTTTTATGTGCAATTTATATTCCCCCAATAGAATCTTCATATTTCAATGAGGACATTTTCTCCAACATAAAAGAAGGTATCAATCATTTCCAGGCCCATGGATCTGTGGATCACTAGTTCACAATGCTAGAACTAGTGGAGTTAAACAGTACTGATGGTGACAGTTCAACACTGGAGCTAATCTTCCCTTCCCTATCTGTCCAAACAGGAATAAttatgacaaaaacacaaacaagagtGGAAAACAAGTCTTACAGCTTTGCAGAGCACTGGTCTGCACATTGTCAATGGAAGGGTTTGAGAAGACTCCCTTTGACATTATACAAATTGTTCAAATATTGGCAGCAGCACTGTTGATTATGCTATAATAAGCCAAAACTCTTTGGGAGCCTTCATAGTGAAATAACACACATCTCTATTAGATCACTTTGTATCTGAAGCAATACAGATGGGAACAAAATAGCCTGGATCAGTGCCAGGAAGCAATCGTCAGAAATCCAGTCTCTTTTAGACTCCTTTCTGGCCCAGATCTACCCTCAGAATACAGAAAGTGTCTGATCTGATAAAAAGTAACCACATATTTGATTATTTGGCCTCTTTGTCAAACttataatgcaaaacaaaacatccaaagaaaataaacaggGAAAGATGGTTTGGCTCAGACTGCAAAACCATTAGGAAAAGTTTCAAACCAAAAACACAGGAATCCAGACAGCCAGGAGCTCTGTCTTAGTTACTGTAAGactaaaacaatataaaaacacaaacagcaaaaaagaacaatatctaaaaaaacaaattaaaattaattgaaAAGTCTCTTGGGTCAAATCAATTTAGGGAAAAATGGAACATATTACCAAGAAACATAACAAACAGTCCATTCAGAAGATGGAAAACCCTCAGAAGAATCAAGCTCAAGACCAAATTTCAGAAAAATTGAAAGATCTTGAAAGAACTATTGAAATTATGAATCACCACAAACTGAAGCATCTGAAAACGCCAAAAATCTTAAACAAGATGTTAAAATATACTAACTGAAAATGCAAACTGGCCATTCTAAAGATATTCAACTTGGTACTAGAGTATGGTCATTTGCCTGAGAGCTAGAGTGAAGGGCTGACCACACCCATCTTCAAGAATGGAGACAAATTCAATGCCAACATCTAGGCCTCTGTGTAAGCTGTAAAAGTTTGAAAACATGTATATCCTTAAGTATCCTAACTATACTTTTTAATGTGAGATGTGTAATATGTTATTGTACTGGCATTATTGTATGTGCAATTTATATTTCCCCAATAGAATCGCCATATTTCAATGAGGACAGGCAAGCCTGCTGGCATCTTAAATGAGATGTTAAAATATACCAACAGAAAATGCAAACTGGCATTGATACTAAAGGATGATCATTTGCCTGAGAGCTGGGGTGAAGGGCTGACCACACCAATCTTCAAGAATGAAGACAAATTCAATGCCAACATCTAGGCCTCTGTGTAAGCTGTAACCTGGGGAGGTTAAACAAAAATAAGACTTCCTCATCGAGTGTTTTAAGCAAAAATaacgtttttatttattaaattattattttcttttaaatatctcaaaatgatgagatactatctcaaaaataatgacttatatttcaaaataatgagaaactatctcaaaataatgacttttgtTATGACCACTCAGCTGGTGTTTACAGCCTGCTGACGGCGGTACGCCTGACGTCAGAGGTCAATAGCCAATCCATACGCAGAGCGCCAAGTTTCTCTCTCAGCGTCAGAAAACATGGCGGAGATGGACGCAGAAGTTGCATTCAAGAAGGTACGAGCAATAGCGCTGCCTTTGTTATTCGTTTacccttgtttgtttttctcgtTGGCAAATAAAAACGAATATCATCTCTGATTCTTCATCAAACTGTAAACGCTCACTGCCATTAAACTTTCAAGTCGAGCCTGCTCATACAGGAAGCAAATCGCTCCGTATGTCGTATGACTACAAATTTAAATCTTCGttcatatttaatttagtgGATTTACAGTAACTATATGTACGCCGAAGGTAACAGAGGTTCATGATGATTTATGTTAAGTGGCTCTGTGATCGGGATTTTTAAGTTCTTCTCGCCGATACACTAAAGTACattaaattgatattttttcaAAGGCAGTTTGGTATGCGGACAGCAAACCTAGCTACCTTCGATAAAACTTGGTCAGTCTATACAACTTAATGCTAAATCATCAAATGGTATACAAGTCAACTTTTAAATAACAGCACCGGTGATATACGtctagtttttttgtttttgtttttaaaaaaatgttttgcagcaACACAAAAACTAACGCTAACGATACTCTCCCACACCATTTagtctggggaaaaaaacatctatatCAGTGGTTCTTAACCTTTTTACGTCAAGGACCAATAAACTGTCACAAATTAGGACCCCATTGGATAATGTTTTTGTCCCAGGATCTTCCATGTGATAAGATTTTCGTTTAACGTTATAGAAATGTATGAACTCCATGATCAAAATAGTCATACATCCTGCCATTGTTACggatggaattatagtgaaaataaattattcccctttttgctggggaccccTTTGGAAACCTCTCACTTTGAAAGCCAGTGATATAAAGAGTCAATGTCGCATGCAGTGTAACTTGCATTATAATGTGCTCTATCCCCCGCACTTACAGGAAACAGTACGCAAACTCTTATCAACTTTCTTTAAGGAGGATAAAACCAAACGTGAGTTgacaaaatattttgataaaagTAATTTCTccaaaactgtgtttttgttgttgtatgattCAACAAATTTCATTGTGTTACAGTAAGTGGCGAGGCTGTGCTGCTCATGGCAGAGATGCTGAAAGTATTTGTCCAAGGTAAGGATATCTGATAGCTGTGGCTGTGTACACTGTGATACATCACTACTGAATGACTGAGTGATTAGACTTaatgtgtttgtcttgtttcCAGAAGCAGCTGTGAGATCACAGAAACAAGCTGAATCTGAGGACTGTCACCAAGTAGACATCGAGCACTTTGAAAAGATCCTACCTCAGCTGGTGTGTAGCTCAACAGTAACAAAACTCACATTACACTTAAATtattcaagggccacaaactATACAATACATGAGTTTTCTGTATTTGCTGGATTCAGATTTAGATCTGTGTTTGTTATCATATTATTTCACCTGCTGTCTGTATTACAACCAAtcaaaagagggagagggattACTGCTCCAGTATTTATTGCTAGATTTTGGAGAGTTAGTgtttaaaacactgttaaatTAAGCCATAATGCTAGTTCTTGGTGAATGTAACTCTTGCTCACTTCCAATCAATCAGTAACTAATAGTGATATTACTTACACATTATCTCTCCGTCTTTCATCTCAtttccactgcagctgctgGACTTCTAGCACACTGACGCCACAAGATGGAGCCAGAGGGCTACATGCATCTTCCTACTTCAACCCTACAACTTAAGTTTCAACAGCTACACATTTAGTTTTACTGATGTTTGTATTTACTGGAAATTAATGTTATAATCACtcaaatattatattacattaagaTTGTCCCTCTGTATTTGTTTGAGTTGTGTGATTTTTAAGTAGAAAGCAGCCTCCATGCCGCCACCACCAATAAGGCCCACCTGTGCTCCTCTGTGCAACAACAGGTGCTTCCAGCATGCTCCATGGCGCCCTTCATCAAAGCCTCCTGGAGCAGTTGGAAGCAATTAGAGTAATAAGGGGAGCAGCCAGTCCCTTAGATGATGACAAGtgccaggaaaaaaagaagtaccCCCTCCGGCCACTTTGAAGTTCCCTTTTGCTGTCCTGCGATGTTTAGTTAGAGGTGGGGGGAAGGGCAAAGGGGACCTCTTGCACAGGGGGAAAGTtgaatgggtgtgtgtgtgcacgaaCGTGTGCATGTGTTAGCCAAACATGGCCAGAGACCACACGCATAGATACTCTCTTTGAAAGgaaacataacaaaacacattgGAACATGGTCCAAGAGGAGCAGGGTGTAATTCTGAAGGTAAATAAACAAAAGAGGAGAGTAGTAGAGgtgctttctctcctttcatcaCAGGAGAGGGGGAAGTTGGGACTGCGAGAGAGTGGGTAATGTGGGGTTTTCTAACCCAAGTGCGTCTGATGGTTTTCCACTAGTGGTGTATTTGACCAACGTGTCTTTACTATGAGTCAGCATAGCCGTACAACACCTCACACTATTTATTTGTGTGGCTCTTGGGTGACTCACTGTGCTTAGAAATGCTGCTCAAATACAGCTGGAAGCAACTTCGGGCAAAGTGAAGAGTCCAGTCTCTGATAGGTGCTCAAGGACACAGCACCTGGAATTTGACCTCGCACCTTTTTAGTACGGCCCAGACTGGATTTGTGTTTCCCAGGAGTAACTTCAACAGCAGGTCTGCAGGAGAGGGTGTGTTTGGTTAagtgatgtttattttaatgatgcCACAAGGACCAATAAagcattaaattattttatgtcACGTAAATAATTTGTTGGGTTAATAATTACTGACATAAATAGCCGCAAGTCTTGCGCTTTGTTTTACGAGAAGTACTGTACACTGCAGAACGACCGCTTTGACAACCTGTTCATTCAGATGAAAAGCTGGAGGCAATGTTCAACAGACTTCCTTTTCATGATCCTGCTAAAAAATTGTGTTATACATCCTGACTATTTATACATGACTGTGATAAGATACACATCATAAAAGGTTTATTGGAACTGAAATGGTTCTTTCttgcaaatgtaataaaaacaagccAAAACGATTATTCTCTTGgatctctgattttttttaattcattttaattccaACAATAAGAGTTGTTGGAAGGTCTGTACTGGTGAAGTACTACACTACTGTACAACTTTTCTCCTTATGCATCTTAGTGGAACAAATTACATCTGAAGGCAGTATTATTAAACATACGAAAGCAGTTAGGACAAGAATGGGGAGGGGCATTGAAGAGAGTAATGAGTTAAAGCTTTTCTTGATCATACATTAAAGGCAGGGAGTGTCGACAGCCAGTCCAGACGCTTTGGAGAAGCTCCGGAGTGATAAGCTTTTCCCAGGGGACAGAGACTGATCTGTCTCCAGCTTCTGGCTGGTCTTTTGACAGCTAGGCACATGGGATATGGCCTTCATTATTGCTTGGAGATATTTGCCTGATTGTAGTCATCAATATCAATGCAGATTTTATTGAATCACCAGTGACTGCCAggctgttttttagtttttctatgTACATGGACttaaatttggcttttttttatcagtgcgGTTGTGTTGGGCATGACAAAGTTTGTATCTCCACTTATGATTTGTTTTAAAACTCACACtatcatgaaaaaataaaatgatacacTGCCAATTTTGGGATCTGGAAGTACCTGTCCTCTGTGGGtttacagaaagagagagaagtctCCAGGGTGGAGTCGTCTGCATCAGTTTTGGGAGTCCCTGTGAGGGTATGTTAGGATTATGTCAGATTTGACTTCTTAATTCCCCACTCACTAgtctgtggttgtttttttctgttcaaatGACACAGTTTGTTCCATCTCCCCAACTTTCTGTCATCTCAAAGCTCCTTTCTTCTCAGGCCCAAAGTTCCCAACTATGACATTTGATGATAAAACACCCAGAACAGTTATTTCCCTGACTGCGGGCCTTTCAGGGATTGCTGTAAAAACATCCAAGCAGGCAAAATCTGAAGTGTGCTATGcgctataaaatgtatttatgtgccataaaatattaacttttacCAATGATGTgtgcataaaaaacatttactgcaccatatatatatatatcaattcTATGCCTGCAAGTATTTGCCTTATTTTATACTGACCTTTTACTTTTTATAATCTGGTTAAGGCATTCAAGTGATAGTATAAAAtctcatgaaaaaaaacaactggaaTAAAGCTGATTCAGCTCAATTCTTGCAAAACAGGAAATCAGCAAAGAAGCTACAGGTGTCCTTTGCCATAAGCACCATTTTACACTCATCATTTCAATTACACATGTTTGTGAGTGCTTATACAATAGATATCTGATGGCGTGAGTCCATTCTCggatgtttgtgtgcatgtatgtgctTGCATGCATGTTGTGCTTGATCTGGGGCTGTGATGCATTAGTGCTCAGGAGACAAGAGGCCCTTGTGGCCCCCTCATGGGCACGGAGCTGTCTAACCATGGAGGAATGCTGCAGGGGACACAGAGCAACTGCATTCCTCTTCGATACTTCACATgcaagtcacacacacatgaaaagttacaaacatttacagcactgtcagaaaaatacaaacaaaacatgatcGCAGGCGTTTGATGCGCATGCGTTTCGGGTGGAAAGCTTGCGTGTGTGGAGAGAATGCAAATACAGAGGCAGCATCTCTGTTGACAGTATATACTGCTGTGACATGCGGGTTTCCTGGAGGCCCCGGGCCTCTCTGAGGGGCCTGGGGTCCTCAGGCTAAGCTTTGTTAAGGAGCCACGGGGCCCACGCCGGGGATGATTAGAACATACCTGGCAGTTTGAGCCACTTGGGTGCTCTGCTGGGATCACTCCTAACTGGTTGTGGCGCTTGGCTGTTAGTCGGAGGTTGGAGATGGTCTGCTGCTGTGCTCTGTGTATTGGCTGGGGCTTTGGTAGCCATAGGGGGCGGAAAGGATTCTTCCGGAACCAGTGAGGTGGATGATAAGGTCAAAGACCTTGGCATGCAGCTGAAGAGGGAAAAGGGACCAAGAGAGATGTACAATTAGGCCTGGAGCTGGGTTATTTCTGGAGCCTTGTACTACTACCTTAACTACATTACCCTCCTATTCCACCCCAAGTCCCCTCTACTCTCCATCTCCTTCTCCCACTACTGTGTGGTGGCCTACATGGTCAGGGCATAGGCAATAACAACCAAGTAATCCCCTTACATAACACTGCACAAACTCAACGAAACAAGACCATTCAATTAATTTTGGGAGGGtctaaaaataaagaagcagTTCGGTTGAGGTGACGTCAAAAGGAGTGTGTCAGGGGAGGTAGACTGAGACCCGACAGGACCGGAGGTCAGCAGAGCACTCTATTTTTAGGTCCCATCAAAAGCAGTgatataaaaatactgcagcTCACAAGATCTGTCAGTCACGCTTAGAGAAGCTGTGAACCTGAAGGTCAGACACTCGGTATGATGAAAGGGTGGATGTttgaagatatttaaaaaggagCAAGTAATGACCGAAATCTCTTTAGCTGGTGGCAGGTGGCACAGTGTGAAGTTGCCCTTTGTTAGACTTGTTAAAGGACTTCATCAGCAGACATTTGAAGGCCTCAGCTCTTGGGCTAATATTCACTGCAATCACACCCTACATATTGGAGACAAAAAGTGGTGAATGGAGATAACTGTTTCTTGATTTGAATGTCAACTTTGCACACTGAAGGAGATCAGACCAAAGGGCTGATATGAGACCTTTAGATTAAGATGCCATCATCTACCTCAATGCAAAAGTGCAGTATGCACTAGCTTCCCAAACCTGAGGAAACCCATTGGAAACAGTTAGGTGTTAAGTttatgtttccatttttttgtattgGGTCAAACAAGCATGTCTAAAGTTCCCCTCACAAGTCCAAAGGCCAACATGTTGACTGTCTGTTCTCACAGTGGTTGGGGGCACCGGAACTCTAAATTAGCCCTAGTGAGTCAACAGGACAGCTTTCATGTAGACAAGGGTGCATGTCAGATTGCAGCAGAGGTCAGGATgtagaggtcagaggtcatgatGCAGTGTTGGTCCTTGTCTTTAACAGCTTCCTGTAAGCTGTGTTGTGCAAACCTGAACGGTAATCCCTTGTGTTACAGGTTCAAAGCAAAGAAATGTCCTCACTCTCCAGCACAGGTAAGGGTCTTACCAGCTGCAATTATTACTGAGGCAATGCTGAGTTGAGCCAAGGCTCTTTAAAGGTATCCTCTTTGATTTTGGTTTATCTTTATCAGCCATACTAGTGGCATAGCTCTGTAGATGGCAATGTCAGTCTTGGTGGGTCAGTCCACCAGATTGATCAAgactgaaatattgcaacaactaTTGGGTGTATTGACATGAAGAACACTGTTGACTTTGGTaactagcgccaccatgaggttcatatttgtggttttaagtgaaatgtATCCAGACATTAtctcctcaggatgaattgtaataccTTTGGTGATCCTTTAAATTTCCATCAAgtaccatcatcaggtcaaaactGAATTTGTgcaataattttattttttattgccaaACACGCACCAAACTAATTACAGTTTCACCAGACAGCTATATATTGAGTTTAGTGCTAGTTAGCAAATGTTAACATGATAATGCACTTAACTGTCATCGTGGGCATGCCATGCTGGTTTTAGCGAGGTGCTTTTAGCATTTAGCTAAAAATAGAGCTTCACACTGCTGCTAGCATTGCTGTAGATTCGAAGTCTTGTTTTAATCCAAGTGATAGATAATGTTAAACGAAcagcaatatatttttttatttatagtggCATACATTATGTACACATACAGAGTTGACTTGACTTGCATGGAACTTGCACTGATGAATGACTACACAGTCTTACCTGTCTTC
This window contains:
- the cenpx gene encoding centromere protein X, which produces MAEMDAEVAFKKETVRKLLSTFFKEDKTKLSGEAVLLMAEMLKVFVQEAAVRSQKQAESEDCHQVDIEHFEKILPQLLLDF